A single Blastopirellula retiformator DNA region contains:
- a CDS encoding BBP7 family outer membrane beta-barrel protein → MNSPHACGSIRIAPAHGMNTFSSRSVRAKIMKPKKLILSTALSAVALFSTQVGAQMPNAPDYPPQAAPGYGAPAGYSAMGGGYAMPYGPMGPAPGNAAAPMGYQGVAPAGYQDPAMHGAPIEYEQYVPGQEYGDSVMEGSPYHETMHDASCNNCDLPPRVYGSADLLVMWRKSSNLPPLLTTSDPGAQGVIGDPSTQILFGGSEQGHALTGARITTGLWLDDYQNWSVGGSFLALEREVLGISTTSTQFPVLAYPFFNTNTSANSSIVIAETVGANAANNTTVDIRKTNNFYTGDAFITKHLYTSHANRVDFVTGYYFARIDDALSNNAQFTSVGGGSFPVGTVVSYNDIFQAKNEFNGAQFGLIFDFQDGPFTWRAMGKIAIGGMHQRMAINGSRTEDVFGTVDIFSGGVYAQDSNIGSYSRDVFCFIPEGQLDLIYALTCNVDLKVGCTYIYVSDVALAQSAIPGTINPSGGDPVFAFGDDDYWALGMTFGVDFHY, encoded by the coding sequence TTGAATTCGCCTCATGCTTGCGGCTCAATCCGCATCGCCCCGGCGCATGGCATGAACACGTTTAGTAGTCGTAGCGTGCGAGCAAAGATCATGAAGCCCAAAAAGTTGATTCTGTCGACGGCCTTATCCGCCGTTGCACTCTTCTCGACGCAAGTCGGCGCCCAAATGCCGAATGCCCCAGACTATCCGCCGCAAGCGGCGCCTGGGTACGGCGCGCCGGCCGGCTACTCGGCGATGGGTGGAGGTTATGCGATGCCGTATGGTCCCATGGGACCTGCGCCCGGCAATGCCGCGGCGCCAATGGGATACCAAGGCGTCGCCCCGGCCGGATATCAAGATCCCGCCATGCACGGCGCCCCGATCGAATACGAACAATATGTCCCCGGACAAGAGTACGGCGACAGCGTTATGGAGGGTTCGCCCTACCACGAAACGATGCATGACGCTTCATGCAACAACTGTGATCTGCCGCCGCGAGTTTACGGCTCGGCCGACTTGCTGGTCATGTGGCGGAAGAGCTCGAACCTGCCGCCGCTGCTGACGACCAGCGATCCTGGCGCCCAGGGCGTGATTGGCGATCCGTCGACGCAGATCTTGTTTGGCGGTTCCGAGCAAGGTCATGCTTTGACCGGCGCCCGGATCACCACGGGGCTATGGCTGGACGACTATCAAAACTGGTCGGTCGGCGGTAGCTTCCTCGCCTTGGAGCGAGAAGTGTTGGGCATCAGCACCACTTCGACGCAGTTCCCGGTGCTGGCCTACCCGTTCTTTAACACGAACACCAGCGCCAACTCGTCGATCGTGATCGCCGAAACCGTCGGCGCCAACGCGGCCAACAATACGACGGTCGACATTCGGAAGACGAACAACTTCTACACCGGCGACGCGTTCATCACCAAGCACCTTTACACGAGCCACGCGAATCGGGTCGACTTTGTGACCGGTTACTACTTCGCCCGGATCGACGACGCCTTGTCGAACAACGCCCAGTTTACGTCTGTCGGCGGCGGTTCGTTCCCAGTCGGAACGGTCGTTAGCTACAACGACATCTTCCAAGCGAAGAACGAGTTCAACGGCGCCCAATTCGGTTTGATCTTCGACTTCCAGGATGGCCCGTTTACCTGGCGAGCGATGGGCAAGATTGCGATCGGCGGTATGCATCAGCGGATGGCGATCAACGGTTCGCGAACCGAAGACGTCTTCGGCACGGTCGACATCTTCAGCGGCGGCGTCTACGCTCAAGACTCGAATATCGGCAGCTACTCGCGAGACGTCTTCTGCTTCATCCCGGAAGGCCAGCTCGACTTGATCTACGCGTTGACCTGCAACGTCGACCTGAAGGTCGGTTGCACCTACATCTATGTCAGCGATGTCGCACTGGCTCAAAGCGCCATCCCCGGGACGATCAATCCCAGTGGCGGCGACCCGGTGTTCGCCTTCGGCGACGACGACTATTGGGCCTTGGGTATGACCTTTGGCGTCGACTTCCACTACTAA
- a CDS encoding HlyD family efflux transporter periplasmic adaptor subunit — MATLTDSLIASSSRPLGLRVRPDLTSRRHYYQGRAYWVVKEPLGLNYFRFQEEEYAILQMLDGYTSLETIKEKFEKEFAPQKIGFRELQQFVGTLHRSGLIIAESRDQGRQLRKRRDNRRWQERMQTASNILSIRFKGIDPEWLLNALMPYTRWLFTKAALIFFSLYALSALLLVLVQYDTFRSRLPEFQEFFGPEWSNWLLLGCVLAATKICHEFGHGLSCKRFGGECHEMGVMFLVLTPCLYCNVSDSWMLPNKWHRAAIGAAGMYIEIILASTATFIWWFSEPGLLNHLCLQVMFVSSISTIVFNGNPLLRYDGYYILADIMEVPNMRQKASTILQRTMSKWCLGLEQPEDPFLPQRNQLAFGLYTIASNIYRWVVMFSILYFLNQVFEPMGLKVIGQTIAIMGLWGLVVMPLWKFGKFMYVPGRMSQVKRKNVLATVAVAVGVIAAIALIPLPQWVNCPVEVRPENAEVAYVVVPGVLEEMLVEPGQQVEKGAQLARVVNYDLLIQIAEFEEEEKRLTRLRDSLHHLRLGDNAGSSFEQRYMEVRKQLESASEQLRKKRLEQQLINVPAPISGYIFPSADRRDPQAGSGQLPSWSGSPFEEQNQGAYVTTSDALCQIGQSDQMEAVIYVDQDFVELVRPDQEVYIKLDAFPGKTFETKLAEIGDKQVEYVPTSLTVQQGGELAAETDPLSGRAKPQNATFPAQAPLTDVEAMTAVGLRGRAKIFVDWQPLGVRMWRYVNRTFHFKL, encoded by the coding sequence TTGGCTACGCTAACTGACAGTTTGATCGCCAGCAGTTCACGCCCCCTCGGCCTGCGCGTTCGCCCTGATCTGACCTCGCGTCGGCATTATTATCAGGGACGCGCGTACTGGGTGGTGAAGGAACCGCTTGGGCTGAACTACTTCCGCTTCCAGGAAGAAGAGTACGCCATTCTGCAAATGCTGGATGGGTATACTTCGCTGGAAACGATCAAAGAGAAATTCGAAAAAGAGTTCGCGCCGCAGAAGATCGGCTTTCGCGAACTGCAGCAGTTTGTCGGCACGCTCCACCGCAGCGGTTTGATCATCGCCGAGTCGCGCGACCAAGGTCGCCAACTGCGGAAACGCCGCGACAATCGCAGGTGGCAAGAGCGCATGCAGACGGCCTCCAACATTCTATCGATCCGCTTCAAAGGGATCGATCCAGAATGGCTGCTAAACGCGCTGATGCCGTACACCCGGTGGCTGTTTACCAAGGCGGCGTTGATCTTCTTCTCGCTCTACGCCTTGTCGGCGCTGCTGCTGGTGCTGGTGCAATACGATACCTTCCGCAGTCGCCTGCCGGAGTTTCAAGAGTTCTTCGGCCCCGAATGGTCTAACTGGCTGTTGCTCGGCTGCGTGCTGGCCGCCACCAAGATCTGCCACGAGTTTGGCCACGGCCTGTCGTGCAAACGATTTGGGGGCGAGTGTCATGAGATGGGGGTCATGTTCCTGGTGCTGACCCCTTGCTTGTACTGCAATGTTTCCGACTCTTGGATGTTGCCGAACAAGTGGCACCGCGCTGCGATTGGCGCTGCGGGGATGTATATCGAAATCATCCTGGCGTCGACCGCGACGTTCATCTGGTGGTTTAGCGAACCAGGCCTGTTGAATCACCTCTGCCTACAAGTGATGTTCGTCAGTTCGATTAGTACGATCGTCTTTAACGGCAACCCGTTGCTCCGTTACGACGGCTACTACATCCTGGCCGACATCATGGAAGTGCCGAACATGCGGCAGAAGGCGAGCACCATCCTGCAGCGCACGATGTCGAAGTGGTGCTTGGGCCTGGAACAGCCGGAAGACCCGTTCCTGCCGCAGCGAAATCAGTTAGCGTTCGGCCTGTATACGATTGCGTCCAACATCTACCGTTGGGTCGTGATGTTTTCGATTCTGTACTTTCTCAATCAAGTCTTCGAGCCGATGGGCTTGAAGGTCATCGGTCAAACGATCGCCATCATGGGTTTGTGGGGGCTGGTCGTGATGCCCCTCTGGAAGTTCGGCAAGTTCATGTACGTGCCGGGGAGAATGTCGCAAGTGAAACGTAAAAACGTGCTCGCGACGGTCGCCGTGGCCGTCGGCGTGATCGCCGCTATCGCGTTGATTCCATTGCCGCAATGGGTCAACTGCCCGGTCGAAGTCCGACCGGAAAACGCGGAAGTCGCGTATGTCGTCGTCCCGGGCGTGCTCGAGGAAATGCTGGTCGAGCCCGGCCAGCAAGTGGAGAAGGGCGCCCAGTTGGCCCGCGTGGTCAACTACGACCTGCTGATCCAAATCGCCGAGTTCGAAGAAGAGGAAAAGCGGCTGACCCGTCTGCGCGACAGCCTGCACCACCTGCGGCTGGGCGACAACGCCGGCTCCTCGTTCGAGCAGCGCTACATGGAAGTCCGCAAACAGTTGGAGTCGGCTTCGGAACAACTTCGCAAAAAGCGACTTGAGCAGCAGTTGATCAACGTGCCGGCGCCGATCAGCGGATACATTTTCCCTTCGGCCGACCGCCGCGATCCGCAAGCGGGTTCGGGGCAATTGCCGAGCTGGAGCGGCTCGCCATTTGAAGAGCAAAATCAAGGCGCCTACGTCACCACCAGCGACGCGCTTTGTCAGATTGGCCAATCGGATCAGATGGAAGCGGTCATTTACGTCGACCAGGACTTCGTCGAACTGGTCCGCCCTGACCAAGAGGTTTACATCAAGCTCGATGCGTTTCCAGGCAAGACCTTCGAAACCAAGCTGGCGGAGATTGGCGACAAGCAGGTCGAATACGTTCCGACCAGCCTGACGGTGCAGCAAGGCGGCGAACTCGCCGCGGAAACCGATCCCCTTTCTGGCCGAGCGAAACCGCAGAATGCGACGTTTCCGGCGCAAGCGCCGCTCACCGACGTCGAGGCGATGACGGCGGTCGGCTTGCGAGGTCGCGCCAAGATTTTCGTCGACTGGCAGCCGCTAGGCGTCCGAATGTGGCGCTACGTGAACCGCACCTTCCACTTCAAGCTGTAG
- a CDS encoding DUF3467 domain-containing protein → MADAPEKEEATSPEAGKPAAPVRQQVELDESTLIASYANFCRVTGTPEELIIDFALNTQPVGVPQGSIKVNQRIILNYFTAKRMLAALQVSVQRHEAAFGNLEIDFQKRMLPSVRPQG, encoded by the coding sequence ATGGCCGACGCCCCCGAAAAAGAAGAAGCCACCTCCCCCGAAGCCGGCAAGCCCGCCGCTCCCGTGCGTCAGCAGGTCGAGTTGGATGAAAGTACGCTAATCGCTTCCTACGCCAACTTCTGCCGCGTGACCGGTACGCCGGAAGAACTGATCATCGACTTCGCGCTCAACACGCAGCCGGTCGGTGTTCCGCAGGGATCGATCAAGGTCAACCAACGCATCATCCTGAACTACTTCACCGCCAAGCGAATGCTCGCCGCGCTGCAGGTTTCGGTTCAGCGCCATGAAGCGGCGTTCGGTAACCTGGAAATCGATTTCCAGAAGCGGATGTTGCCGTCGGTTCGCCCGCAAGGCTAG
- a CDS encoding preprotein translocase subunit SecA — protein sequence MTTQIAESRSFRADPFSQAYSVVTGRGLGRFVAELPKIERFEEEFKNKSDRELRKYSLGLRHRAKSGEPLARLLPEAFALVREAGRRTIRMRHYDVQLIGGMIMFNGAIAEMETGEGKTLTATLPMYLYALPGNGAHLATVNDYLARRDAEIMQPLYEMLGMSIGVVESQMQSDARRKAYACDITYGTSKEFGFDFLRDRLLIRQIREQGLGVLGALMSKDEETNEQPVQRSAYFCLVDEADSVLIDDARTPLIISSIPGEAEERAVACFRWAAEKCKEFDEDDHYEYDHDRKSVELTIEGRLLVRRLPKPPELDSVGLVDLYDYIERAIKVARDFHFNQHYVINEGEIVIVDESTGRLAEGRKWSGGIHQAIEAKEEIEVTVATGQAARITVQDMFIRYRHLGGMTGTASTSTAEFKKIYKLNVIRCPTNRKVQRQIWPDRVFGTEDAKWAAIIEEIREIHGQGRPILIGTRTIEKSEHLAKLLEAEGIEHEVLNARHVAIEAEIVSRAGAPGKVTVATNMAGRGTDIKLSQEIKDLGGLHVICTELHDSARIDRQLVGRCGRQGDPGSVRQFMSLDDDCLRIGYGPIRAEKLAAIGEKASGELNQYASLFRKAQRKIERKHFGDRKVLLYHEKMRKKMHREMGQDPYLDSPD from the coding sequence ATGACGACGCAAATCGCCGAATCCCGTTCCTTTCGAGCCGATCCCTTCTCCCAGGCCTACAGCGTGGTGACGGGCCGCGGCTTGGGGCGTTTTGTCGCAGAACTCCCCAAGATCGAGCGTTTTGAAGAAGAGTTCAAAAACAAATCCGACCGGGAACTTCGGAAATATAGCCTGGGTCTCCGCCATCGCGCCAAAAGCGGCGAACCGCTAGCACGCTTGCTTCCCGAAGCGTTCGCTCTCGTCCGAGAGGCAGGGCGGCGAACCATTCGCATGCGGCATTACGACGTGCAGTTGATCGGCGGCATGATCATGTTCAACGGCGCCATCGCCGAGATGGAAACGGGCGAAGGCAAAACGCTGACCGCCACGCTCCCCATGTATCTCTACGCGCTGCCAGGCAATGGCGCCCACCTGGCGACGGTCAATGATTATCTGGCCCGCCGCGACGCCGAAATCATGCAGCCGCTGTACGAAATGCTGGGCATGTCGATCGGCGTGGTTGAGTCGCAAATGCAGTCCGACGCGCGTCGCAAAGCGTACGCCTGTGATATCACCTACGGCACCTCGAAGGAGTTCGGGTTCGACTTTCTGCGCGATCGCCTGCTGATACGGCAGATTCGCGAACAAGGGCTTGGCGTGCTTGGCGCTTTAATGTCAAAAGACGAAGAAACGAACGAGCAACCGGTGCAGCGCAGCGCCTATTTCTGCTTGGTCGACGAGGCCGATAGCGTTTTGATCGACGATGCCCGGACGCCGCTGATTATTAGCTCGATCCCAGGCGAAGCGGAAGAACGGGCGGTCGCCTGTTTTCGTTGGGCGGCCGAGAAATGCAAGGAATTTGACGAAGACGACCACTACGAATACGACCACGACCGCAAGTCGGTCGAACTGACGATCGAAGGCCGGTTGTTGGTACGCCGACTGCCGAAACCGCCCGAACTCGATTCGGTCGGTCTGGTCGATCTGTATGACTATATCGAGCGAGCCATCAAGGTTGCCCGCGACTTCCACTTCAACCAGCATTACGTCATCAACGAAGGAGAGATCGTCATCGTTGACGAGTCGACCGGACGTTTGGCCGAAGGGCGAAAGTGGAGCGGCGGCATCCATCAGGCGATCGAAGCCAAAGAAGAAATCGAAGTGACCGTCGCCACCGGCCAAGCGGCGCGCATCACCGTGCAGGACATGTTCATTCGCTATCGCCACTTGGGCGGCATGACCGGCACCGCGTCAACCTCGACGGCCGAGTTCAAGAAGATCTACAAGCTCAACGTCATTCGCTGTCCCACCAACCGTAAGGTCCAGCGACAAATCTGGCCCGACCGCGTCTTTGGCACCGAAGACGCCAAGTGGGCGGCGATCATTGAAGAAATCCGCGAAATTCATGGCCAAGGTCGCCCGATTTTGATCGGTACCCGCACGATCGAGAAAAGCGAGCACCTGGCGAAACTGCTGGAAGCGGAAGGGATCGAGCACGAAGTCCTCAACGCCCGGCATGTGGCGATCGAAGCCGAGATCGTCTCCCGCGCCGGCGCTCCCGGCAAGGTGACCGTCGCCACCAACATGGCGGGCCGCGGTACCGACATCAAGCTTTCCCAGGAGATTAAAGACCTGGGAGGTTTGCATGTGATCTGCACCGAACTTCACGACTCGGCCCGGATCGATCGTCAGCTGGTCGGACGTTGCGGCCGCCAGGGAGACCCCGGCAGCGTGCGTCAGTTCATGTCGCTCGACGACGATTGTTTGCGCATCGGGTACGGCCCGATCCGCGCCGAAAAGCTGGCCGCCATTGGCGAAAAGGCGAGCGGTGAACTCAATCAGTACGCTTCGCTCTTCCGCAAAGCGCAGCGGAAAATCGAACGTAAGCACTTTGGCGACCGCAAAGTCCTGCTCTATCACGAAAAGATGCGGAAGAAAATGCACCGCGAAATGGGCCAAGACCCCTACCTAGACTCCCCAGATTAA
- a CDS encoding efflux RND transporter periplasmic adaptor subunit, translating to MTLAILLLAAAVGQVPASSAQPGDIVVEHCLVSLIDQVNVPAQETGMLVSIPAYRGRIVADGDLLAQIDDRTASKQADIAKFRHDKAKTEAANDIDVRYATKAAEVALKEHEVFEQSNRESRGTISKMQLDKAWLAYQRAVLQIEQAAMNQKIAGLAAAESRAEMEGAQMVMDRCRTESPINGVVVQVYRQEGEWVRPGDPLLRLIGLQWLKVEGTLDADQHDPSQLIHRPVTVTVNTPSGLQQFSGFVNFVSPEIDATGSFDISAVVENRQTAKGYWALSPGDIAGIDVHTNRQPVSAADLERFRTRNEKTAALTEN from the coding sequence ATGACCCTCGCCATCCTTTTACTCGCCGCCGCGGTTGGACAAGTTCCCGCTTCGTCAGCTCAGCCTGGCGACATCGTCGTCGAGCACTGCCTGGTTTCGTTGATCGACCAGGTGAACGTGCCGGCCCAGGAAACCGGCATGCTCGTTTCGATTCCGGCCTATCGCGGTCGGATTGTCGCCGATGGCGATCTGCTAGCGCAAATTGACGACCGGACCGCGTCGAAGCAAGCCGACATCGCCAAGTTTCGTCACGACAAGGCGAAGACCGAGGCCGCCAACGACATCGACGTCCGCTACGCCACCAAGGCGGCCGAAGTCGCGCTGAAAGAGCACGAAGTCTTCGAGCAAAGTAACCGGGAAAGCCGCGGTACGATCAGCAAAATGCAGCTCGACAAAGCCTGGCTCGCTTACCAACGGGCGGTCTTGCAAATCGAACAAGCCGCCATGAATCAGAAGATCGCCGGTCTCGCCGCCGCCGAAAGCCGCGCCGAGATGGAAGGCGCCCAGATGGTCATGGACCGCTGCCGTACCGAATCGCCGATCAACGGCGTCGTCGTGCAGGTTTATCGTCAAGAAGGCGAGTGGGTTCGTCCCGGCGATCCGCTGTTGCGACTGATTGGTCTGCAGTGGTTGAAAGTGGAAGGGACCCTCGACGCCGATCAGCACGATCCTTCGCAACTGATTCATCGCCCGGTCACCGTGACGGTTAACACGCCTTCGGGCCTGCAGCAGTTCTCAGGTTTCGTCAACTTCGTCAGCCCCGAGATCGACGCGACCGGCTCGTTCGACATCTCGGCCGTGGTTGAGAATCGTCAAACCGCCAAAGGTTACTGGGCGCTAAGCCCGGGCGACATCGCCGGCATCGACGTCCACACCAATCGTCAACCGGTTTCTGCTGCGGATCTGGAACGCTTCCGCACGCGAAACGAAAAGACCGCCGCGCTGACCGAGAACTAA
- a CDS encoding HlyD family efflux transporter periplasmic adaptor subunit, whose amino-acid sequence MSSESSSANPESLESTKRQIRSLIQEIAALSKQNVAPEDYFREMLPKVVSALAAIGGAAWIYDEKRRPRLIYQVNLTRSLVDPEDNDGIRHLRLIEEMFKGSPGQLLPPQSGSIDEGASGNPTNSLLVIAPIKNEDQEVEGVIEIFQRPDSQPASQRGYLRFLEQMCGLTTEWFKTRQLKDFSDRQSLWAKIEQFSRAVHENLDLRQTAYTIANEGRRLIGCDRVSVALRRGRRWKVEAVSGQDVFDARSNQITLLGKLTKTVMDTGEAFWFSGHTEDLSPQLETAVHDYVDESHTKTIAIIPLRRPEHATDAKEKIEGEEEREYQGEILGALIVEQIEDSSNQAEFRKGVELISEHSCRALANAIDYNNIPLTPLWRLLAKSQVLVEARNLPKTVGVTVAVIAATIALCVIQVPFRLSGTATLTPVEKRDIFVREEGEVIDVPVKHGQIIEAGQLVAQLRNRDLDMQYERLLGEQSKAEQSLRGLIHRRNFAKDDDEKRQLAVDLALADMEVDKLNDQMALLAQKQQFLEVRSPISGEVVSWDVRDSLMQRPVSPGQILMTVVDPSQDWVLEVKMPEKRLQHIVMAQQEIGQDLDVTYIMASQPGVQLEGKVIEIQRLAQSDPDEGQIVRIKVAIDKQKLMEAIPQLRTGATATAKINCGTAPLGYTWLHEVWEFIQSRVLF is encoded by the coding sequence ATGTCTTCCGAATCGTCCTCGGCCAATCCAGAGTCCCTCGAAAGCACAAAGCGACAGATTCGAAGTCTGATCCAAGAGATCGCTGCGCTTTCGAAACAAAACGTCGCTCCTGAAGACTACTTTCGCGAGATGTTGCCGAAAGTCGTCTCTGCGCTGGCCGCAATCGGCGGCGCCGCGTGGATCTATGACGAAAAGCGCCGGCCGCGCCTGATTTATCAGGTCAATTTGACGCGCAGCCTTGTCGATCCCGAGGACAACGACGGCATCCGCCATCTCCGTCTGATCGAGGAGATGTTCAAGGGTTCGCCCGGGCAGTTGCTGCCGCCGCAATCTGGCTCGATTGACGAAGGCGCTTCGGGTAACCCGACCAACTCGCTGCTGGTGATCGCTCCGATCAAGAACGAAGATCAGGAAGTGGAAGGGGTCATCGAGATCTTCCAGCGGCCTGACTCGCAACCGGCCAGCCAACGCGGATACCTCCGCTTCCTTGAACAAATGTGTGGGCTGACGACCGAATGGTTTAAGACCCGTCAGCTGAAGGACTTCTCAGACCGCCAATCGCTGTGGGCGAAGATCGAGCAGTTCTCTCGCGCGGTTCACGAAAACCTCGACCTGCGTCAGACCGCTTACACCATCGCCAACGAAGGCCGCCGCCTGATCGGTTGCGACCGGGTTAGCGTCGCCTTGCGACGAGGTCGTCGCTGGAAGGTAGAAGCGGTCAGCGGGCAAGACGTCTTCGACGCCCGATCGAATCAAATCACCTTGCTGGGCAAACTGACCAAAACGGTCATGGATACCGGCGAAGCCTTCTGGTTTAGTGGTCACACCGAAGATCTCTCGCCCCAGCTTGAGACGGCCGTCCACGACTACGTCGATGAGTCGCACACCAAGACGATCGCGATTATTCCGCTTCGTCGGCCTGAACATGCGACCGACGCCAAAGAGAAGATTGAAGGGGAAGAAGAACGCGAATACCAGGGCGAAATCCTGGGGGCGCTGATCGTCGAGCAAATCGAAGACAGCTCGAACCAGGCCGAGTTCCGCAAAGGGGTCGAACTGATCTCCGAGCATAGCTGCCGCGCCCTGGCCAACGCGATCGACTACAACAACATCCCGCTGACGCCGCTGTGGCGATTGCTGGCCAAATCGCAGGTGCTGGTCGAGGCGCGGAACCTGCCGAAGACGGTCGGCGTTACCGTTGCGGTAATCGCGGCGACGATCGCTTTGTGCGTGATTCAGGTGCCGTTCCGTCTCTCCGGAACAGCGACCCTCACGCCGGTCGAAAAGCGAGACATCTTCGTTCGCGAAGAGGGGGAAGTAATCGACGTTCCGGTCAAACATGGCCAGATCATCGAAGCGGGCCAACTGGTCGCCCAACTTCGCAACCGCGATCTTGACATGCAGTACGAACGTTTGCTCGGCGAACAATCGAAGGCGGAGCAGTCGCTGCGTGGTTTGATCCATCGCCGCAACTTCGCCAAAGATGACGACGAAAAACGTCAACTGGCGGTCGATTTGGCGCTGGCCGACATGGAAGTCGACAAACTAAACGATCAAATGGCGCTGCTCGCTCAGAAGCAGCAGTTCCTGGAAGTACGCAGCCCGATCTCGGGCGAAGTGGTCAGCTGGGACGTGCGAGACTCGCTGATGCAACGTCCCGTTTCGCCGGGTCAGATCTTGATGACGGTCGTCGATCCGTCGCAAGACTGGGTGCTGGAAGTGAAGATGCCGGAGAAGCGTCTGCAGCACATCGTCATGGCGCAACAGGAGATCGGCCAAGACTTGGACGTCACCTACATCATGGCGAGCCAACCGGGCGTGCAACTGGAAGGCAAAGTGATCGAAATCCAGCGGCTCGCTCAATCCGATCCGGACGAAGGACAGATCGTTCGGATCAAGGTGGCGATCGACAAACAAAAACTGATGGAAGCGATTCCCCAACTCCGTACCGGAGCGACCGCTACCGCCAAGATCAATTGCGGAACCGCTCCGCTTGGTTACACCTGGCTGCACGAGGTCTGGGAGTTCATTCAATCGCGCGTGCTGTTCTAA